Proteins from a genomic interval of Granulicella sp. L56:
- the galK gene encoding galactokinase, whose protein sequence is MKLDGVEALRVHRQRFGLDGRAFGAPGRVNLIGEHTDYTGGFVMPMTIDFSTVAVISPRDDGRAVFYSLNFDEEVSFELASLGRTPQGHWSDYPLGVVWSLALEGIAVSGFSMSLSGNVPVGAGLSSSASLEVATAMALLAHADKELPLKTVATLCRRTENEFVGAKSGIMDQFIVAGGVAGRVMLLDCRSLEFELLPLPSEVRVVICNSMVQHQHAGGEYGDRRDEVEAGQAVLRQQRPGIELLRDATLADLEACKDKMSATSFARCKHIISENVRVMEAKGALLRGDVKRFGELMIEAHASMRDDFGASAPEVDTLVEIAVRQPGCFGARITGGGFGGCTVNLVSVDKAEAFVEAVRNEYKIASGISADCFISAPTDGALAMAAKGGVQ, encoded by the coding sequence ATGAAGCTGGATGGAGTGGAGGCGCTGCGTGTGCATCGGCAGCGGTTTGGGCTTGATGGGCGGGCGTTCGGAGCGCCGGGGCGCGTCAATCTGATCGGCGAGCATACGGACTATACGGGCGGCTTTGTGATGCCCATGACCATCGACTTCAGTACGGTTGCCGTTATCAGTCCGCGCGACGATGGGCGTGCCGTGTTTTATTCGCTGAACTTTGACGAAGAGGTCTCGTTCGAGCTTGCATCTCTGGGACGGACGCCGCAAGGACATTGGAGCGACTATCCGCTGGGCGTGGTGTGGAGTCTTGCCTTGGAAGGCATTGCCGTGAGTGGGTTCAGCATGAGCCTCTCCGGTAACGTGCCCGTAGGCGCGGGACTCAGTTCGTCGGCCTCTTTGGAAGTTGCAACAGCGATGGCTTTGCTGGCGCACGCGGACAAGGAGCTTCCGCTGAAGACGGTCGCGACGCTTTGCCGCCGGACAGAGAACGAGTTTGTCGGCGCCAAGAGCGGCATTATGGACCAGTTCATCGTAGCCGGAGGCGTTGCCGGGCGCGTGATGCTGCTCGATTGCCGTTCACTCGAATTTGAACTGCTGCCTTTGCCGTCTGAAGTGCGGGTGGTGATCTGCAACTCGATGGTGCAGCATCAACATGCGGGTGGCGAGTATGGCGATCGTCGCGACGAGGTCGAGGCTGGGCAGGCGGTACTGCGACAGCAGCGGCCGGGAATCGAGTTGTTGCGCGATGCTACGCTCGCGGACCTGGAAGCCTGCAAGGACAAGATGAGCGCGACCAGCTTTGCGCGGTGCAAACACATCATCAGCGAAAATGTGCGGGTCATGGAGGCCAAGGGTGCTTTGCTTCGCGGAGACGTGAAGCGGTTTGGCGAACTGATGATCGAGGCGCATGCAAGTATGCGTGACGACTTCGGGGCCAGTGCGCCGGAGGTGGATACGCTGGTGGAGATTGCGGTGCGGCAGCCGGGGTGTTTCGGCGCTCGAATTACGGGCGGTGGATTTGGCGGATGCACCGTGAACCTGGTCAGCGTGGACAAGGCTGAGGCGTTCGTCGAGGCTGTGCGCAACGAGTACAAGATTGCTTCAGGTATTTCGGCTGACTGCTTTATCAGCGCTCCTACGGATGGCGCGCTGGCGATGGCGGCGAAGGGCGGTGTTCAGTGA
- a CDS encoding glycoside hydrolase family 105 protein: MGRFGWKYSAVVPVLLLSFGLQEVVAQQVSYEHATAKQLAGIAKDNSRHFGDDPDDPGPLANDLSYKASPVAVEKAMRKVADWQLARSEPYFDRIWTWSILYSGFMATSESLNDPKYRDAMMAMGTKFDWKLRSHLPNADDQSVAQTYLELYLLKKDPAMMQPTRDELDAVLAAPRMSKIPGKELPWWWCDALFMGPPVWARMYAATGDQRYISYLDEEWWKTSDLLYDTKEHLYARDASYLTKTEANGQRMFWGRGNGWVMGGIARTLEYLPKDDPARPKYVKQLQEMSARIASLQGKDGLWRSGLLDQSNYELPEMSGSALMTYAMAWGVNEGILSRKVYRPVIEKAWAGMLHHVYTDGRLGCIQQTGAEPAPFKASSSYTYGVGAFLLAGSEIRRMGNHSSAGKRVH; this comes from the coding sequence ATGGGTCGCTTTGGCTGGAAATATAGCGCGGTTGTTCCGGTATTGCTCTTGAGCTTTGGCTTGCAGGAGGTCGTGGCGCAGCAGGTGTCGTATGAACATGCGACGGCGAAGCAACTGGCTGGAATCGCCAAGGACAACTCGCGCCACTTTGGCGATGATCCCGACGATCCGGGGCCGCTGGCTAACGATCTTTCTTATAAGGCTTCGCCTGTCGCGGTAGAAAAGGCCATGCGCAAGGTTGCGGACTGGCAGCTTGCGCGGTCTGAGCCTTACTTCGACCGGATCTGGACGTGGAGCATCTTGTACAGCGGCTTCATGGCGACTTCGGAGTCGCTGAACGATCCGAAGTATCGCGATGCCATGATGGCCATGGGAACGAAGTTTGACTGGAAGCTGCGCTCGCACCTGCCGAATGCGGACGATCAGAGCGTGGCGCAGACTTACCTTGAGCTTTATCTGTTGAAGAAAGATCCGGCGATGATGCAGCCCACGCGCGACGAGCTGGATGCTGTGCTGGCTGCGCCGCGGATGTCGAAGATTCCGGGCAAAGAGCTGCCCTGGTGGTGGTGCGATGCTCTGTTTATGGGGCCTCCGGTATGGGCGCGGATGTATGCCGCGACTGGCGACCAGAGATATATCTCCTATCTTGACGAGGAGTGGTGGAAGACCTCCGACCTGTTGTATGACACCAAGGAACACCTGTACGCGCGGGATGCGAGCTACCTGACCAAGACCGAGGCCAATGGGCAGAGGATGTTCTGGGGGCGGGGAAATGGATGGGTCATGGGCGGCATTGCACGCACGCTCGAATACCTGCCGAAGGACGATCCGGCTCGCCCGAAGTACGTGAAGCAGTTGCAGGAGATGTCGGCGCGCATCGCTTCGTTGCAGGGCAAGGACGGGCTGTGGCGCTCGGGGCTGCTTGACCAGAGCAACTATGAGTTGCCGGAGATGTCGGGTTCAGCCCTGATGACGTACGCAATGGCGTGGGGCGTCAACGAGGGGATTCTGAGCAGAAAGGTCTATCGTCCGGTAATCGAAAAGGCATGGGCGGGAATGTTGCACCATGTCTACACCGATGGTCGTTTAGGATGCATCCAGCAAACAGGGGCCGAACCCGCTCCGTTCAAGGCCAGTTCGAGCTATACCTATGGCGTTGGGGCCTTCCTGTTGGCGGGAAGTGAGATTCGCCGCATGGGCAACCATTCTTCGGCAGGTAAACGCGTACATTGA
- a CDS encoding TonB-dependent receptor, with protein sequence MQFKDVLRGQQAIGTRFSRWMGAGILLAAFVGCTWMVEPAMAQTGGQGAVQGTVTDATGAVVPNATVTAKNQDSGVVTTRVSSSAGLYTINPIIPGTYTVTASAQGFQSFKQQNLVVDALKVTGLNVTLTVGNTSETVTVTEAPPALDTTNATLGGVIENSTYTNLPLQMNGQQRDPTAFATLLPGAQSQGSARAPIIGGTGNYIAEVYVDGLPTTTANQQGDNRVVSNSIPVEAVDQFQVLTSVPGAEYQGAGALNFTIKSGGNQYHGTAAAYVRNTIFDTWGFSAPALTQKDANGNTIPAQKPVEHQNELVGAIGGPIPFTHKKGFFFATYDKYHGRNGINPNTLTVPTTLMRTGDFSELSSTVPVIYDPSTNACTANGCTRQPFMGLKNGVPTLNVIPASKLSPITQYMQKFLPDPTNSGIVGNYLGGVPSGYDNWEFLSKVDYDLTPSQRLSVVLTLGSRKNVPFTVGGTPAGVVLPLPYTAGGYATIKPTIIDVEHSIVIKPNLVNQFKFGFTRFSQPIESLTDGIKPYRAAADIGITNLPAGQASDEFPGVTFNASTAFPVVQGNWTSNGASGATQTTVPNAFTLVDNLQWIKGKHSMTFGVQMQWLEDNVAAQLGPSGIFTTTFSPNDTANYTGTSIDSTKTGYSYASYLLGAINSSATTIQAFAEEGGRYRPISPYFQDDWKVNNKLTLNLGLRYDYFPPYHEVQDRWSYLNPTKINAATGTPGALEFAGNRGADISCECRTPVHTYMKNWGPRVGFSYSVNDKTVVRGGYALVYSRAGGVGGRGGAGSGTSQAGFTANLVLPAAQTTGVNAGPSYFLNSQNTDFGGAGYQLTSPAAPSAASLLIGTGNYINGAGGVQTAGGAPGYADPYLSGRAPEVNFYNFGFERSVTNDLTLSVNYAGSNAHFLSTGANARGYWAGQLDPAYLAGLGAVRASDGKTPILNAPATAANVAIAAAAMPGVAAPYTAYTAAAAKSSAATIAHMLTAFPQYSGTTDTWGNVGNVSYNSLQISLNQREWKGLSYTLNYTYSKNLGDDNTFRSGFDIPAGASSNGVASHQGRADRSYTTVAVPQNLAAYGVYKLPFGKGGIGGDNFLVRTLAGGWQFSSIFTYGSGVPLAITYAGCTAPGQGQCMPDLNPSFTGSARINGTWGKGVTAKSLSSINYIDSNAFSVPNNYGTTAAGQTAITKIGDAPRSAPYQLWNPSTYELDASVRRSFNLTPERVKLIFEADCLNVPNKNTFGGIATAWGAANFGSVGSAKGNRDFQFAGHVNF encoded by the coding sequence ATGCAATTCAAGGATGTGTTGCGCGGGCAGCAAGCAATAGGAACAAGGTTTTCAAGATGGATGGGCGCAGGCATTCTTCTCGCTGCATTCGTGGGCTGTACGTGGATGGTTGAACCGGCGATGGCCCAGACCGGTGGTCAAGGTGCCGTTCAGGGAACGGTAACCGATGCGACGGGCGCCGTTGTTCCGAACGCGACCGTGACCGCAAAGAATCAGGACAGCGGTGTGGTGACGACGCGCGTGTCTTCTTCAGCGGGTCTGTACACGATCAATCCGATTATTCCGGGAACGTACACAGTCACTGCGTCCGCACAAGGATTTCAATCATTCAAGCAGCAGAACCTCGTCGTCGACGCTTTGAAGGTCACCGGACTGAACGTGACGCTCACGGTCGGTAACACGAGCGAGACGGTTACGGTGACAGAAGCGCCTCCTGCGCTGGATACGACCAACGCTACTCTTGGCGGCGTCATCGAGAATTCGACCTATACCAACCTGCCGTTGCAGATGAATGGACAGCAGCGCGATCCGACGGCGTTTGCCACCTTGCTGCCGGGAGCACAGTCGCAGGGCAGTGCGCGCGCTCCGATCATCGGAGGAACAGGGAACTACATCGCCGAAGTTTATGTCGACGGTCTACCGACGACCACGGCCAACCAGCAGGGAGACAACCGCGTCGTCTCGAACTCGATCCCGGTCGAAGCAGTGGACCAGTTTCAGGTGTTGACCAGCGTTCCCGGAGCGGAATATCAGGGCGCGGGCGCACTGAACTTTACCATCAAGTCGGGCGGTAATCAGTATCACGGTACCGCCGCAGCTTATGTCCGCAATACGATCTTCGACACATGGGGCTTCAGCGCTCCTGCCTTGACTCAAAAGGACGCCAACGGAAATACGATTCCTGCCCAGAAGCCGGTCGAGCATCAGAACGAGCTTGTCGGCGCGATTGGTGGTCCTATCCCGTTCACCCATAAGAAGGGCTTCTTCTTTGCGACGTATGACAAGTATCACGGCCGCAACGGAATCAACCCGAATACGCTTACCGTTCCCACCACACTGATGCGGACCGGCGACTTCTCCGAGTTGTCCTCGACCGTGCCGGTCATCTATGACCCTTCTACCAATGCGTGCACGGCAAATGGTTGCACTCGTCAGCCATTCATGGGCCTGAAGAACGGTGTTCCGACGCTCAACGTCATTCCTGCCAGCAAGCTCTCTCCGATTACCCAGTACATGCAGAAGTTTTTGCCCGACCCAACCAATAGCGGCATCGTGGGCAACTACCTTGGCGGCGTTCCTTCGGGATACGACAACTGGGAGTTCTTGAGCAAGGTTGACTACGACCTCACTCCATCGCAGCGGCTCTCGGTAGTGCTGACGCTTGGCAGCCGTAAGAATGTTCCCTTTACGGTTGGCGGAACGCCTGCAGGCGTTGTCCTTCCTCTTCCATACACCGCCGGCGGCTATGCGACCATCAAGCCGACCATCATCGATGTTGAACACTCCATCGTCATCAAGCCGAACCTGGTCAATCAATTCAAGTTTGGCTTCACGCGGTTCTCTCAGCCGATTGAGTCGCTTACCGATGGAATCAAACCCTATCGTGCCGCGGCAGATATCGGAATCACCAACCTGCCTGCGGGACAGGCGTCGGACGAGTTCCCCGGTGTAACGTTCAATGCAAGCACGGCGTTTCCCGTTGTTCAGGGCAACTGGACCTCGAATGGCGCATCGGGTGCGACCCAGACCACCGTTCCCAATGCCTTTACTCTCGTGGACAACCTTCAGTGGATCAAGGGCAAGCACTCGATGACGTTCGGTGTCCAGATGCAGTGGCTGGAGGACAACGTCGCAGCGCAGCTTGGGCCGTCAGGCATCTTTACGACGACGTTCAGCCCCAACGACACCGCGAACTATACCGGCACATCGATCGACAGCACTAAGACCGGCTACTCCTATGCCAGCTATCTTCTGGGCGCCATCAATAGTTCCGCTACAACGATTCAGGCGTTTGCCGAGGAAGGTGGACGGTACCGTCCTATCTCGCCTTACTTCCAGGACGATTGGAAGGTAAACAACAAGCTGACGCTGAACCTTGGCCTGCGCTACGACTACTTCCCTCCCTACCACGAGGTACAGGACCGGTGGAGCTATCTGAATCCGACGAAGATCAACGCAGCTACCGGAACCCCGGGCGCACTTGAGTTTGCCGGTAATCGCGGAGCGGACATCAGTTGCGAGTGCAGGACGCCGGTACATACTTATATGAAAAACTGGGGACCTCGTGTTGGGTTCTCCTATTCTGTTAACGACAAGACGGTGGTCCGTGGTGGTTATGCTCTGGTGTACTCGCGTGCAGGCGGCGTGGGTGGACGTGGCGGAGCGGGCAGTGGTACCAGCCAGGCAGGCTTTACCGCCAACCTGGTTTTGCCTGCAGCACAGACAACGGGAGTCAATGCCGGGCCTTCGTATTTCCTGAACAGCCAGAATACGGATTTTGGCGGAGCTGGATATCAGTTGACCTCGCCCGCCGCGCCAAGCGCCGCGAGCCTGTTGATTGGCACCGGCAACTACATCAATGGCGCGGGTGGTGTACAGACAGCGGGCGGCGCTCCCGGCTATGCCGATCCTTACCTGTCTGGCCGCGCTCCTGAGGTCAACTTCTATAACTTCGGCTTCGAGCGTTCCGTAACGAATGACCTGACGCTGTCGGTGAACTATGCAGGCAGCAATGCACACTTCCTCTCAACCGGCGCGAACGCCCGTGGCTACTGGGCGGGGCAGCTCGATCCGGCGTATCTGGCCGGATTGGGTGCGGTGCGCGCTTCGGATGGAAAGACTCCAATCCTGAACGCTCCTGCAACGGCTGCAAACGTCGCTATCGCGGCGGCTGCCATGCCGGGAGTTGCGGCACCCTATACTGCCTACACCGCGGCGGCGGCCAAGAGTTCGGCTGCCACGATTGCCCACATGCTCACCGCCTTTCCGCAGTATTCCGGAACCACGGATACCTGGGGCAATGTCGGAAACGTCAGCTATAACTCGCTTCAGATCTCCTTGAACCAGCGGGAGTGGAAGGGCCTCAGCTACACGCTCAACTACACCTACTCGAAGAACCTTGGCGACGACAACACCTTCCGCAGCGGTTTCGATATTCCGGCAGGCGCGTCGTCGAATGGCGTTGCCTCTCACCAGGGCCGTGCTGACCGCTCGTACACGACGGTAGCCGTGCCGCAGAACCTTGCAGCCTACGGCGTCTACAAGCTGCCGTTCGGCAAGGGCGGCATCGGCGGAGACAACTTCCTGGTACGGACGCTCGCGGGCGGCTGGCAGTTCTCGAGCATCTTTACTTATGGCTCAGGCGTGCCGCTGGCGATTACCTATGCGGGTTGCACCGCACCCGGACAGGGACAGTGCATGCCCGACCTGAATCCAAGCTTCACTGGTTCGGCTCGCATCAATGGCACCTGGGGTAAGGGCGTCACGGCGAAATCGTTGAGTTCGATTAATTACATCGATAGCAATGCCTTCTCTGTGCCGAACAACTATGGGACGACTGCTGCTGGTCAAACTGCGATTACCAAGATTGGCGATGCGCCACGGTCCGCACCATATCAATTATGGAATCCGAGCACCTACGAACTGGATGCAAGCGTTCGGCGCAGCTTCAATCTGACGCCCGAGCGTGTGAAGTTGATTTTCGAAGCGGACTGCCTGAACGTGCCCAACAAAAATACGTTCGGTGGCATCGCAACAGCATGGGGTGCCGCTAACTTTGGCTCGGTAGGTTCAGCCAAGGGAAACCGTGACTTCCAGTTCGCCGGCCACGTCAACTTCTAA
- a CDS encoding ABC transporter permease: MAGLSYHSAARIAAREMRSSRGKFFFVILSVAIGVAALTGVRGFSSSFRATLLTRARSIMAADVSARMFEQPTPEQQKGLDEIAADGVEMTPVTELLSMASSAKTLDPLLVSLKAVDPAMYPFYGTVELAPASALKSVLTANSVAVADDLLVRLHLKVGDELKIGNKLFRIAAVVVNEPDRLSGNFAAGPRVLISREGLDASGLLAPGSHAGQRFLFKLPAPPDGSAMPDSKVSALRDRLEKLLPESRVIDYRETNPALTQGLDRATSLLSLMSLVALVLGAIGVGMAMRAHLQQRLDTIAIMKSLGASSGQIMKIYLLQTLLLGLLGGVIGVALGVGVQMAFPHLLAGLLHMQTEIHVQGRTVLTGLAVGVLTTLLFTLPPLLDIRGVRPVLILRRAVEESDDPFVTAIFRKLRKNGAQIGAAVLILAGLAAIAATLSDSTMVGVVFSLGLVSVLAVLLAASALVLAALKRFLGRTRLSLPSAVRHGLANLYRPGNPSAALLAALGLGVMQIMTVYFVQQAVVRELHISSAPNLPNVFLVDITPSEIDGVRVLLKAQPSVTAPAEMMPVVSSRIVAIDGVAADQAKLKNFPKRMLQSISLTWADSAPPGTSTVAGKWWQAGEKSPVVAVNENDSERLGVKVGSHLTFAAQDSRLTATVVALIKPDGQHAYSRAAFILPPAALAGLPVVWYGGVHADPARVGELQRALYHAYPTVTVINVAQALETVRSVVIQITYVIQFLAAFSIFAGIIILASSIAGTRYRRIREVVVLKTLGATRQRIATIFSIEFAVLGLVAGTVGITFANVIARVVLHRMDVVFHWQWGWSALALVGTAALTVATGWVASHRILGQKPLEVLREE, encoded by the coding sequence ATGGCGGGCCTCTCCTATCATTCCGCCGCCCGAATCGCTGCACGCGAGATGCGCTCGTCGCGTGGCAAGTTTTTCTTTGTCATTCTCTCTGTTGCGATTGGTGTTGCCGCGCTGACCGGCGTTCGTGGATTTTCTTCTTCGTTTCGTGCGACGCTGCTGACGCGGGCACGGAGCATTATGGCGGCCGATGTTTCGGCGAGGATGTTTGAGCAGCCGACGCCAGAGCAGCAGAAGGGGCTGGACGAGATCGCGGCGGATGGCGTGGAGATGACGCCGGTGACGGAGCTGCTGTCGATGGCGAGTTCGGCGAAGACGCTTGATCCGCTACTGGTTTCGCTGAAGGCTGTCGATCCTGCGATGTATCCGTTTTATGGGACGGTGGAGCTTGCTCCGGCGTCTGCGTTGAAGAGTGTTTTGACGGCGAATAGCGTGGCGGTGGCAGATGACCTTCTGGTGCGGCTGCATCTTAAGGTTGGCGATGAGCTGAAGATCGGTAACAAGCTGTTTCGCATCGCTGCGGTGGTGGTGAACGAGCCGGACCGGTTGTCAGGGAATTTTGCCGCGGGCCCGCGGGTGCTGATCTCGCGCGAAGGGCTGGATGCAAGCGGGCTGCTTGCTCCGGGCAGCCATGCGGGGCAGAGATTTCTGTTCAAGCTGCCTGCTCCGCCAGATGGCAGCGCGATGCCGGACTCTAAAGTGTCTGCGTTGCGAGATCGTCTGGAGAAGCTGCTGCCGGAGTCGCGCGTGATCGACTATCGCGAGACGAATCCGGCGTTGACGCAGGGGCTGGACCGGGCGACGAGCCTGCTTTCGCTGATGAGCCTGGTGGCGCTGGTGCTGGGTGCGATCGGCGTTGGCATGGCGATGCGGGCTCATTTGCAGCAGCGACTCGATACGATTGCGATCATGAAGTCGCTCGGTGCGAGCTCCGGGCAGATCATGAAGATTTATCTGCTGCAGACTTTGCTGCTGGGGCTGCTGGGGGGAGTGATTGGCGTCGCCTTGGGCGTTGGGGTGCAGATGGCGTTTCCGCATCTGCTGGCGGGATTGCTGCATATGCAGACCGAGATTCATGTGCAGGGACGGACGGTGCTGACAGGACTTGCCGTGGGCGTGCTGACGACGCTGCTGTTTACGCTCCCTCCGCTATTGGATATTCGCGGCGTGCGTCCGGTTTTGATTCTGCGGCGAGCGGTGGAAGAGAGTGACGATCCGTTTGTGACCGCCATCTTTCGCAAGCTGCGAAAGAATGGCGCGCAGATTGGTGCTGCTGTTCTGATTCTTGCGGGGCTGGCGGCGATTGCGGCTACGTTGAGTGATTCGACGATGGTGGGCGTCGTGTTTTCGCTGGGACTGGTGTCGGTACTGGCTGTGCTGCTGGCCGCTTCGGCGCTGGTGCTTGCGGCGTTGAAGCGCTTTCTGGGGCGGACACGGTTGAGTCTGCCGTCAGCGGTGCGGCACGGGCTGGCGAATCTCTATCGCCCGGGCAATCCTTCGGCTGCTCTGCTGGCGGCTCTGGGGCTGGGCGTGATGCAGATCATGACGGTCTACTTTGTGCAGCAGGCCGTGGTGAGAGAGCTGCACATCAGCAGTGCGCCGAATCTGCCCAACGTCTTTCTGGTGGACATTACGCCGAGCGAGATTGATGGAGTGCGCGTCTTGCTGAAGGCGCAACCGAGTGTGACCGCTCCGGCGGAGATGATGCCTGTGGTGTCGTCGCGCATCGTCGCGATCGATGGCGTGGCGGCGGACCAGGCGAAGCTGAAGAACTTTCCCAAGCGGATGCTGCAATCGATCTCGCTGACCTGGGCTGATAGCGCACCGCCGGGGACCAGCACCGTCGCAGGAAAATGGTGGCAGGCTGGGGAGAAGTCGCCGGTGGTGGCGGTGAATGAGAACGACTCCGAACGGCTTGGGGTAAAAGTCGGGTCGCATCTCACGTTTGCCGCGCAGGACTCGCGCTTGACGGCGACGGTGGTGGCGTTGATCAAACCGGATGGACAACATGCCTACTCGCGTGCGGCGTTTATTCTGCCTCCGGCTGCGCTGGCCGGGCTGCCGGTGGTCTGGTACGGAGGCGTTCATGCCGATCCGGCGCGGGTCGGGGAGTTGCAGCGCGCGCTGTATCACGCCTATCCGACGGTGACGGTGATCAATGTAGCGCAGGCGCTCGAGACGGTGCGCTCGGTGGTGATCCAGATTACCTATGTGATCCAGTTTCTGGCGGCGTTCTCGATCTTCGCGGGGATCATTATTCTTGCCAGCAGCATCGCCGGGACGCGGTATCGCAGGATCAGGGAGGTGGTGGTGTTGAAGACCCTGGGAGCGACACGGCAAAGGATTGCAACCATCTTCTCGATTGAGTTTGCGGTGCTGGGTCTAGTTGCGGGTACGGTTGGTATTACCTTTGCCAATGTGATTGCGCGAGTGGTTCTACACCGAATGGATGTTGTGTTCCATTGGCAGTGGGGTTGGTCAGCGCTGGCACTGGTGGGAACGGCCGCATTGACGGTGGCGACGGGGTGGGTGGCAAGCCACCGAATTCTGGGGCAGAAACCGCTGGAAGTGCTTCGAGAAGAATAG
- a CDS encoding ABC transporter ATP-binding protein, translating into MEGRTAPMIHVEGLRKSIRNGSRTVDILKGVDFSIPQGQFAAIMGASGSGKSTLLGLLAGLDTPSSGDVRLNGVAISYLPEDKLAQVRGKTIGFVFQSYQLIPTLTALENVLLPYELNAGETQYGLARARELLTSVGLGDRLGHYPVQLSGGEQQRVALARAFILRPPIVLADEPTGNLDSTNGEHVLELLLNLNKKEGTTLVLVTHDAVLAAYADRRITLRDGVIVSDEAGRSAAGSTVRE; encoded by the coding sequence ATGGAAGGCAGGACTGCTCCGATGATTCACGTCGAGGGGCTGCGCAAGTCGATTCGCAACGGGTCGCGGACGGTGGATATTTTGAAGGGCGTGGACTTTTCCATTCCTCAAGGCCAGTTTGCAGCGATTATGGGAGCGTCGGGCAGCGGAAAGTCCACGCTGCTGGGATTGCTGGCGGGGTTGGACACGCCCAGCTCCGGCGACGTGCGGCTGAATGGAGTTGCGATCAGCTATCTGCCGGAAGACAAGCTGGCGCAGGTTCGCGGAAAGACGATTGGGTTTGTCTTTCAGTCGTATCAATTGATTCCAACGTTGACGGCACTGGAGAATGTTCTGCTGCCTTACGAACTGAACGCAGGAGAGACGCAGTATGGGTTGGCGCGGGCGCGAGAGTTGCTGACCAGCGTTGGCCTGGGCGATCGGCTGGGGCATTATCCGGTACAGCTTTCCGGCGGCGAACAGCAGAGGGTGGCGCTGGCGCGGGCGTTTATTCTGCGGCCTCCGATTGTGCTGGCCGATGAGCCTACGGGGAATCTCGATAGCACCAATGGAGAGCATGTGCTGGAGCTGCTGCTGAACCTGAATAAGAAGGAAGGCACGACGTTGGTGCTGGTGACGCATGATGCGGTGCTGGCTGCGTATGCCGACCGCAGGATCACGCTGCGGGATGGGGTGATCGTCTCCGATGAGGCGGGCCGAAGTGCTGCGGGTTCTACGGTGAGGGAGTAG
- a CDS encoding arylesterase: MRQLQTLFIVAGVTIAMSGCKSSPSTPPSAPVSSTPVAQSQSEPAAPPPATRPDNRPVLACFGDSLTAGYGADPGQSYPDYLQADLDARGYHYRVVNEGISGNTTKDGVERLDTIVALKPTVVVVEFGGNDGLRGLPIEDSRANLDQIITTLKATGAKIALAGITLPPDYGHDYIQHFDETYTLLAKKHHIPLLPFLLQGVYGVPGMMQADQTHATAAGNKIVAENVLPLIQPLLTKK, encoded by the coding sequence ATGCGGCAGCTTCAGACTCTATTTATAGTAGCGGGTGTCACCATCGCAATGTCCGGATGCAAATCAAGCCCTTCCACGCCACCCTCCGCCCCTGTCAGTTCGACACCCGTCGCCCAGTCGCAATCCGAACCGGCCGCACCGCCGCCAGCAACCAGGCCGGACAACCGTCCCGTACTGGCCTGCTTCGGTGACAGCCTTACCGCAGGCTACGGAGCCGATCCCGGCCAGAGTTATCCCGACTATCTGCAAGCCGACCTTGACGCTCGCGGCTACCACTACCGTGTCGTCAACGAAGGAATCAGCGGCAACACCACCAAAGACGGCGTCGAGCGCCTCGACACCATCGTCGCCCTCAAGCCAACCGTCGTCGTCGTAGAGTTCGGCGGCAACGACGGCCTTCGTGGCCTGCCCATCGAGGACTCACGCGCCAACCTCGATCAGATCATCACCACGCTCAAGGCCACCGGAGCAAAGATCGCCCTCGCCGGAATCACCCTTCCGCCCGACTACGGCCACGACTACATCCAGCACTTCGACGAGACCTACACCCTGCTGGCAAAGAAGCATCACATCCCCCTGCTTCCATTTCTGTTGCAGGGCGTCTACGGCGTGCCCGGCATGATGCAAGCCGACCAGACCCACGCCACCGCAGCCGGAAACAAGATCGTAGCTGAAAATGTGCTGCCGCTTATCCAGCCCCTCCTGACAAAAAAATAG